Proteins from a single region of Lysinibacillus sp. JNUCC-52:
- a CDS encoding GNAT family N-acetyltransferase gives MMNENVKIVELNAENWYECCTLEISMEQQKYIEPNAISIAQSKFEPTLKPYAIYFEEKVVGFLMYNSVQEELDGYWIYRIMVDKDFQGKGIGKAATKLMISKMATLPNFKNIVVGYHPENVGAHKLYASLGFIDEGHRFGKEMAVVKHITV, from the coding sequence ATGATGAATGAAAATGTAAAAATTGTAGAATTAAATGCTGAAAACTGGTACGAATGTTGTACGTTAGAGATTTCTATGGAGCAACAAAAATACATTGAACCGAATGCCATATCAATAGCTCAATCAAAGTTTGAGCCTACTTTAAAGCCGTATGCTATTTACTTTGAAGAAAAAGTGGTCGGTTTTTTAATGTACAATTCTGTTCAAGAAGAACTGGATGGTTATTGGATATATAGAATTATGGTGGATAAGGACTTCCAAGGCAAAGGTATAGGTAAAGCTGCAACTAAGTTAATGATTTCGAAGATGGCTACATTACCGAACTTCAAAAACATTGTTGTCGGTTATCATCCTGAAAATGTGGGAGCACATAAGCTATACGCGAGTCTAGGCTTTATCGATGAAGGTCATCGGTTCGGTAAGGAAATGGCTGTAGTTAAACATATTACAGTGTAA
- a CDS encoding DUF4177 domain-containing protein has protein sequence MYKYKYVEAKVASLLTMESHRELIDKYSKEGWRFVAAIPKSSGSYGQIKANDLVFEKYEEEE, from the coding sequence ATGTATAAATATAAGTATGTAGAAGCCAAGGTTGCTAGTTTATTAACAATGGAGAGTCATAGAGAATTAATCGATAAGTATAGTAAAGAAGGCTGGAGATTTGTTGCCGCTATTCCTAAAAGTAGCGGGTCATATGGTCAGATTAAAGCAAATGATTTAGTTTTTGAAAAATATGAAGAAGAAGAATAG
- a CDS encoding GyrI-like domain-containing protein, translating to MSYEIVTLPAYRTVGLKWVGTFSEIVPNLKNVIQQVKDCADEVGNKINPHVLLGLSYHVIENGFVHYSVYQVSEEQEIPDGMIELRVPEWTYVKTTHCKGEDVQKTYTDLHQWLFNSDYTAYKEAGVVYYDLNMPIKHEHYPVDHDPNHPHFDIYIPIVKK from the coding sequence TTGAGTTATGAAATTGTAACATTACCAGCCTATCGGACAGTAGGATTAAAATGGGTAGGGACATTTTCTGAAATTGTGCCGAATTTAAAAAACGTCATTCAACAAGTTAAAGACTGTGCTGATGAGGTAGGGAATAAGATCAACCCTCATGTTCTATTAGGTTTATCTTATCATGTGATTGAGAATGGGTTCGTACATTACTCGGTGTATCAAGTGAGTGAAGAGCAGGAAATTCCTGATGGCATGATTGAACTACGGGTTCCTGAATGGACGTATGTGAAGACGACACATTGCAAAGGGGAAGATGTTCAAAAAACCTATACGGATTTACATCAATGGTTATTCAATAGTGACTATACCGCATACAAAGAAGCTGGAGTAGTTTACTATGATCTAAACATGCCGATTAAACACGAACACTACCCAGTTGACCATGACCCGAATCATCCGCATTTTGATATTTATATACCAATTGTAAAAAAATAA
- a CDS encoding DUF2268 domain-containing putative Zn-dependent protease (predicted Zn-dependent protease with a strongly conserved HExxH motif) yields MKLPKIIAVFILICTILTLASCTQTEESHKKEDVESIVSSFEHPQSKQKYKIINAFKLYDNYQDKVESNPNQSKREIYQDEVIEPIYSDCFDKGEYLHMAHYALNVAPDQLTENQLLSEKIDREETEKLIKEALFKSSDLIPSEKETTVCVFPATNVNAYMVTVGAGKITVLYNKDYTEEDIRIGISHEYHHSIWAEKYVKKDMKFTILDNLVFEGKAVMFSKLVYPEYPNDYDTLMYSEYNRENWSKVVGDLNSINLERSQEINFGGDDLPYSYGYSEGYKMVKSYLKLHPNVTPEEWTALNANEIFEKGNYIEHYQ; encoded by the coding sequence ATAAAATTACCAAAAATAATAGCTGTATTTATACTAATATGCACAATTCTAACGCTTGCTTCCTGTACACAAACAGAGGAATCTCATAAAAAAGAAGATGTTGAAAGTATCGTTTCATCTTTTGAACACCCTCAATCAAAGCAAAAGTATAAAATAATCAATGCCTTTAAACTTTATGACAACTATCAAGATAAGGTTGAAAGTAACCCAAACCAATCAAAACGAGAAATTTATCAAGATGAGGTTATTGAACCTATCTATAGTGATTGTTTTGACAAGGGCGAATATCTTCATATGGCACATTATGCACTAAACGTAGCGCCCGACCAATTAACAGAAAATCAATTATTGAGTGAAAAAATTGATAGGGAAGAAACAGAAAAGCTTATAAAAGAAGCTCTTTTCAAATCTTCAGACCTTATTCCATCCGAAAAAGAAACGACTGTATGTGTTTTTCCTGCCACTAATGTAAACGCTTATATGGTAACGGTCGGGGCGGGGAAAATCACAGTGCTATACAATAAAGATTATACAGAAGAGGATATAAGAATTGGCATATCTCACGAATATCATCATAGTATTTGGGCTGAGAAGTATGTGAAAAAAGATATGAAATTCACGATTTTGGATAACTTAGTTTTTGAAGGAAAGGCGGTTATGTTTAGTAAATTAGTTTATCCTGAATATCCTAATGATTATGACACTTTAATGTACTCTGAATACAACAGAGAAAATTGGTCAAAAGTTGTAGGAGATTTAAATAGTATTAACTTAGAGCGGTCACAAGAAATTAATTTTGGAGGGGATGACCTACCATATTCATATGGCTACAGTGAGGGCTATAAAATGGTTAAATCCTATCTTAAATTACACCCGAATGTAACGCCAGAGGAATGGACCGCCCTAAACGCAAATGAAATTTTTGAAAAGGGCAATTACATCGAACATTATCAATGA
- a CDS encoding GNAT family N-acetyltransferase, translated as MDKNFKIREAVTSDAKGIAKVHVDSWRTTYANIVPNEYLTNLSYENREQLWIKNISNDAVFVAENNVGQIIGFSSGGKERSGNYIDFEGELYAIYLLREYQGQGVGRALVTAIVEELKGLGLRSMLVLVLKDNPSRHFYETLGGKMIDTVEIQIAGKKLAELVYGWEDIRNIY; from the coding sequence ATGGATAAAAATTTTAAAATTAGAGAAGCAGTCACATCAGATGCAAAAGGAATAGCGAAAGTACATGTCGACAGTTGGAGAACAACATATGCTAACATCGTTCCTAATGAATACTTAACAAATTTATCGTATGAAAATCGAGAACAGCTATGGATAAAAAATATTTCAAATGACGCTGTATTTGTAGCGGAAAATAACGTAGGGCAAATTATTGGTTTTTCTTCTGGCGGTAAAGAAAGAAGCGGTAACTATATTGATTTCGAGGGTGAATTATATGCCATTTATCTTTTAAGAGAATACCAAGGACAAGGTGTTGGGAGAGCACTTGTTACAGCAATCGTTGAAGAATTGAAAGGGCTGGGATTGCGTTCTATGCTTGTGCTTGTCTTGAAAGATAATCCTTCACGTCATTTTTATGAAACACTTGGGGGGAAGATGATAGATACTGTTGAAATTCAGATTGCAGGCAAAAAACTCGCGGAACTCGTTTATGGTTGGGAAGATATTCGGAATATATATTAA
- a CDS encoding cupin domain-containing protein: MGYQPINLSEKLSKFTEQWSPKVIAEMNDYQFKLVKIQGDFVWHQHQETDEVFIVLDGEMVIAFRDGEVKLSKGEMYVIPKGVEHKPFAEKECQIMLVEPRGVVNTGDTNSEMTAENDVWI, encoded by the coding sequence ATGGGTTATCAACCTATTAATTTAAGTGAAAAGTTATCAAAGTTTACTGAGCAGTGGTCTCCTAAAGTCATTGCTGAAATGAATGACTATCAGTTTAAGCTAGTCAAAATTCAAGGGGATTTTGTATGGCATCAACATCAAGAGACAGATGAAGTATTTATCGTACTGGATGGAGAGATGGTAATCGCATTTCGAGATGGTGAGGTCAAACTATCAAAAGGAGAAATGTACGTCATACCAAAGGGCGTAGAGCATAAGCCTTTTGCTGAAAAGGAATGCCAAATAATGCTAGTGGAGCCTAGAGGCGTTGTCAATACAGGTGATACAAATAGCGAAATGACTGCTGAAAATGATGTGTGGATTTAA
- a CDS encoding YbaK/EbsC family protein: MAIEKVREHFAQWNLQHKIQELSESSATVEMAAQALGCEPERIAKTLSFLVNDGAILIVAAGDAKIDNAKYKVVFGTKAKMLAKEEVNERIGHDIGGVCPFGINEGVAVYLDESLKRFSTVFPACGSSNSAIELTIQELEAYTPYQQWIDVCKGWND; this comes from the coding sequence ATGGCAATTGAAAAAGTACGCGAACATTTCGCACAATGGAATTTACAGCATAAAATACAGGAATTGAGCGAAAGCTCTGCAACCGTTGAAATGGCAGCACAGGCACTTGGATGTGAACCAGAGCGTATCGCTAAAACATTATCTTTTCTAGTGAATGACGGCGCTATTTTAATTGTAGCTGCGGGCGATGCTAAAATTGACAATGCGAAATATAAGGTCGTTTTTGGAACGAAAGCTAAAATGCTGGCTAAGGAAGAAGTCAATGAACGGATTGGTCATGATATCGGGGGAGTTTGCCCGTTTGGTATCAATGAAGGGGTTGCTGTTTACTTAGATGAATCGCTCAAGCGTTTCTCAACGGTATTCCCTGCCTGTGGTAGCAGCAATTCTGCAATTGAACTTACCATTCAGGAACTAGAAGCATATACACCTTACCAGCAATGGATTGATGTTTGTAAAGGGTGGAACGATTAA
- a CDS encoding glutathionylspermidine synthase family protein: MEHDIYCKQRQLFYCQFPNFFSDFEDLEYALYDVMELPKEKIDEIYYASNILWQIFLKVGKQFKHLTAEQLVALGIRSEMIPYIGLDYLQQQSILARFDFICTEDGNIKCLELNGETPFLVQETFEMNDQLCQHFQLVNPNDVTALHKTLSGALFAAMHYLDDVKKPTIVITGKTAQQDYEEYCQVQFLKTCVPFDIEYVPIDKLIIFSEDTPDAKRGLYTPSMDRIDILYRPAHPVEFIIDDLSPDGERIGLQLLDLVKNRQLAIINAPAAYVLQSKILLWLIWERKNDPLLFTAEERAAITKYMLPTYISAEPFLADGVPYVKKPVYSREGNTVEIYASDGSKTNGSAYNHYDDNLFIYQQYVEMPSINIQQADGFHSKKWLIGSFIADNRACGLSCRVGNQITEWDSHWLAVGYKAVLLK; this comes from the coding sequence ATGGAACATGATATTTATTGTAAACAACGGCAATTATTCTATTGCCAATTTCCAAATTTCTTTTCTGATTTTGAAGATTTAGAGTACGCGTTATATGATGTGATGGAGCTGCCGAAGGAGAAAATTGATGAGATTTATTATGCTTCAAACATTCTTTGGCAAATATTTTTAAAAGTGGGAAAGCAATTTAAACATTTAACAGCTGAACAGCTTGTTGCTCTTGGCATTCGTTCAGAAATGATACCGTATATTGGGTTAGATTATTTACAACAGCAGTCTATACTTGCTCGCTTTGATTTTATTTGTACTGAGGATGGCAACATTAAATGTCTTGAACTGAATGGTGAAACGCCATTTCTTGTACAAGAAACGTTTGAAATGAATGACCAACTTTGTCAACACTTTCAATTAGTAAATCCTAATGATGTGACTGCATTACATAAAACATTATCTGGTGCACTTTTTGCTGCTATGCATTATTTAGATGATGTGAAAAAGCCTACAATCGTCATTACAGGTAAAACGGCACAACAGGATTATGAGGAGTATTGTCAGGTGCAGTTTTTGAAAACATGTGTGCCATTTGATATTGAATATGTACCTATCGACAAGCTAATTATTTTTTCAGAGGATACGCCCGACGCAAAGAGAGGGCTCTATACGCCTTCAATGGACAGAATTGATATTTTGTATCGCCCTGCACATCCCGTAGAATTTATTATAGATGATTTATCACCTGATGGGGAAAGAATCGGTTTGCAATTACTGGACCTTGTGAAAAATCGTCAGCTTGCGATTATAAATGCTCCAGCGGCATATGTTCTACAATCGAAAATTTTGTTGTGGCTAATTTGGGAGCGTAAAAATGATCCGCTACTATTTACTGCGGAAGAGCGTGCTGCAATTACTAAATATATGTTACCAACGTATATTTCCGCAGAGCCATTTTTAGCAGATGGAGTGCCTTATGTAAAAAAGCCAGTCTATTCTCGTGAAGGAAATACGGTTGAAATTTATGCGAGTGATGGTTCTAAAACGAATGGTTCTGCGTACAATCATTATGATGATAATTTGTTTATTTACCAGCAATACGTAGAAATGCCCTCAATCAACATTCAACAAGCAGATGGTTTCCATTCTAAGAAATGGCTAATCGGTTCTTTTATTGCAGATAATCGTGCATGTGGCTTGTCTTGTAGAGTAGGCAATCAAATTACAGAATGGGATTCCCATTGGCTAGCTGTCGGCTATAAAGCTGTCCTTTTAAAGTAA
- a CDS encoding DUF418 domain-containing protein, translating to MNPSVSQKERIIALDIIRGLALFGILFINVGAYQLIVEGVALPPYSKFNSIIDTLIDIFIEKKFFSIFSFLFGVGFYIFASRAEARGDKPRLRFARRLLALFVIGVVHIFIFWGSILSIYAVIGLFLLPFYRAKISTIRNWLFGIIAVYIISILGQMFLPNLRILSSIFNIFGNDILTIFIMFLTGFLVAKADWISNVRQHAKQIKAVLYVTFPIVIAISSWIWIASQNEDPKLHLLLGLGVVPTTYFYLACLFLILENRKIVTFLKPIGRVGQMAFTNYIAQSFIGLAIIALLGLEVPSTSYIVIIAMMIFITQILFSVIWFKFFKIGPLEKMWRWMTYGKNIPTK from the coding sequence ATGAATCCATCCGTTTCGCAAAAAGAAAGAATTATAGCCTTAGATATTATTCGTGGTTTAGCATTGTTTGGGATTTTATTTATTAATGTAGGTGCCTACCAATTGATAGTTGAGGGCGTAGCGTTGCCTCCATATAGTAAATTCAATAGTATAATTGATACGCTTATTGATATTTTCATTGAGAAAAAATTCTTTTCCATTTTTTCATTTCTTTTCGGTGTCGGTTTTTATATTTTTGCTTCCCGTGCTGAAGCAAGAGGTGATAAGCCGCGGTTGCGTTTTGCAAGACGTTTACTAGCGCTATTTGTTATTGGGGTTGTTCATATCTTTATTTTCTGGGGCTCCATTTTGTCTATATATGCAGTCATTGGTCTTTTCTTATTACCATTTTATCGGGCGAAGATTTCTACAATTCGCAACTGGCTTTTTGGCATTATTGCTGTATACATTATCAGCATACTTGGACAAATGTTTTTGCCGAACTTACGTATCCTGTCATCAATTTTTAATATATTCGGAAATGATATTTTAACTATTTTTATTATGTTTTTAACAGGTTTTCTAGTTGCAAAAGCAGACTGGATAAGCAACGTAAGACAGCATGCTAAACAAATAAAAGCGGTGCTCTATGTAACTTTTCCTATAGTAATCGCTATATCTAGTTGGATTTGGATTGCATCTCAAAATGAGGATCCGAAACTTCATTTACTATTAGGTTTAGGAGTAGTCCCGACTACGTACTTTTATTTAGCTTGTTTATTCCTTATTTTAGAAAATAGAAAAATAGTAACTTTTTTAAAGCCGATTGGTCGTGTCGGACAAATGGCATTCACAAATTATATTGCTCAAAGTTTTATAGGGTTAGCTATTATCGCTCTATTGGGGCTTGAAGTGCCCTCGACTTCCTATATTGTCATTATAGCCATGATGATTTTTATAACTCAAATCCTCTTTAGTGTCATTTGGTTTAAGTTTTTTAAAATAGGACCATTGGAAAAAATGTGGAGATGGATGACATACGGAAAAAACATACCAACAAAATAA
- a CDS encoding phospholipase A2 family protein, with product MVKRNRRLRFCYPGYKYCGPGCSGPGSPTNAVDSCCKKHDECYSKYGRTKNCDELFQQCLLAHMNTNSKMGRDARLFHKVFNLRNNFL from the coding sequence ATGGTGAAGAGGAATAGAAGATTAAGATTTTGTTATCCTGGCTATAAATATTGCGGACCTGGATGTTCAGGACCTGGTTCACCAACAAATGCTGTTGATTCTTGCTGCAAAAAGCATGATGAATGTTATTCAAAATACGGCAGAACAAAAAACTGCGATGAATTGTTTCAGCAATGTTTATTAGCACATATGAACACAAACAGTAAAATGGGGAGAGATGCTAGACTTTTCCACAAAGTTTTTAATTTACGTAATAATTTTTTATAG
- a CDS encoding AraC family transcriptional regulator: MSWIESIQKAINYIEEHLQETITIEQIANEVNASVFHFQRTFSILTDMSIADYIRRRRLTLAAQELINTDIKVIDLAFQYGYDSPEAFTKAFRKQHNVTPSEARKQQGPLQSYNRLVIQVSLKGAEPMKYNIVEKEKFQVVGMKRTYNCQNGENLQGIPLFWDEVNRQGIDEQLFALNDGQIKGVLGVCVPDENYKENNLMDYWIGTDHIGDVPENLFAMEVPASKWVVFEVHGPMPDAMQNAWKQIFSEWFPSNPYEPAGTAELEVYTEEDPSSENLYSEIWIPIK; the protein is encoded by the coding sequence TTGAGTTGGATTGAGTCGATTCAAAAGGCAATAAATTATATAGAAGAGCATTTACAAGAAACGATTACAATAGAGCAAATTGCAAACGAAGTGAATGCATCTGTTTTTCATTTTCAACGAACATTTTCTATTTTAACGGATATGTCAATTGCAGATTATATTCGACGAAGAAGGTTGACATTAGCAGCACAGGAGTTAATTAATACTGACATCAAAGTAATCGATCTCGCCTTCCAATATGGCTACGACTCTCCTGAAGCTTTTACAAAAGCATTTCGAAAGCAACATAATGTAACACCGAGTGAAGCACGAAAACAGCAAGGACCATTACAATCATATAACCGCCTCGTAATCCAGGTGAGTCTGAAGGGAGCAGAACCAATGAAATATAATATTGTAGAAAAAGAGAAGTTCCAAGTTGTAGGAATGAAAAGAACGTATAATTGCCAAAATGGCGAGAATTTGCAGGGCATACCTCTATTTTGGGATGAAGTGAATCGTCAAGGAATAGACGAGCAATTATTTGCACTGAATGACGGACAAATTAAAGGGGTACTTGGTGTTTGTGTTCCCGACGAAAACTATAAAGAAAATAATTTAATGGATTATTGGATTGGGACAGATCACATAGGGGATGTACCAGAAAATTTATTTGCGATGGAAGTGCCAGCATCGAAATGGGTTGTGTTTGAAGTACATGGTCCGATGCCAGATGCGATGCAAAATGCATGGAAGCAAATTTTCTCTGAATGGTTCCCATCCAATCCGTATGAGCCTGCTGGTACAGCAGAATTAGAGGTTTATACGGAGGAGGACCCATCAAGCGAAAATCTTTATTCGGAAATTTGGATTCCGATTAAGTAA
- a CDS encoding branched-chain amino acid aminotransferase, with protein MTMLEITKEITTNPKEKPAVDQLGFGQFFTDHMFIVDYTEGKGWHDPRIIPYQPLSIDPSAAVFHYGQAVFEGLKAYATVDNEVLLFRPDRNFSRLNHSNERIVIPAIDEELALEALKQLVALDREWVPKAPGTSLYIRPFIIATEPHLGVHPSNNYKFIIIMSPSGSYYKEGINPVKIMVEQHFVRAVAGGTGEAKTAGNYASALKGQEIAHKEGYSQTLWLDGKEHRYIEEVGSMNIFFKINGTVITPALNGSILPGITRNSMLQVLKAKNIPVEERRISIDEVVEAYHNGTLEEAFGTGTAAVISPVGELKWQDEKIVINNGEIGEVSQMLYDTLTGIQNGTLEDTFGWTIKL; from the coding sequence ATGACGATGTTAGAGATAACAAAAGAAATAACAACAAACCCAAAAGAAAAACCAGCAGTAGACCAATTAGGTTTTGGTCAATTTTTTACAGATCATATGTTTATAGTCGATTATACAGAAGGCAAGGGCTGGCATGATCCACGCATTATCCCGTATCAGCCGCTTTCTATAGATCCTTCTGCAGCAGTTTTCCATTATGGACAAGCTGTATTTGAAGGATTAAAAGCATATGCAACAGTGGATAATGAAGTACTTTTATTCCGTCCTGACCGTAATTTTAGCCGCTTAAATCATTCGAATGAGCGTATTGTCATTCCAGCAATTGATGAAGAATTGGCGTTAGAGGCGTTAAAGCAGTTAGTAGCATTGGATCGTGAGTGGGTTCCTAAAGCACCAGGAACATCTCTTTATATCCGTCCATTTATTATTGCTACGGAGCCACACTTAGGCGTACACCCTTCTAATAATTATAAATTTATTATCATTATGTCTCCATCAGGCTCTTATTATAAAGAGGGCATTAATCCAGTAAAAATCATGGTGGAACAACATTTTGTACGTGCTGTTGCTGGTGGAACTGGCGAAGCAAAAACAGCTGGTAACTATGCGAGTGCGCTAAAAGGACAAGAAATTGCCCATAAGGAAGGCTACTCTCAAACATTATGGTTAGACGGTAAAGAACACCGTTACATCGAAGAAGTAGGCAGCATGAATATTTTCTTCAAAATAAATGGAACAGTTATCACACCAGCATTAAACGGAAGCATCTTACCAGGAATTACACGTAATTCAATGCTTCAAGTATTAAAGGCGAAAAACATTCCAGTCGAGGAACGTCGCATTTCAATCGACGAAGTGGTAGAGGCTTATCATAACGGCACTTTGGAAGAAGCATTTGGTACTGGAACAGCAGCGGTTATTTCGCCTGTCGGAGAATTAAAATGGCAAGATGAAAAAATAGTCATTAATAATGGTGAGATTGGTGAAGTTTCTCAGATGCTTTACGATACATTAACAGGCATCCAAAATGGCACGCTTGAAGATACATTTGGTTGGACGATTAAATTATAA
- a CDS encoding tautomerase family protein: MGQIKIYGVKDKLNPIKETLSIIIHSCMMEALAYPADKKFHRFFPMDKEDFYFPSERTEAYTIIEISMFEGRTMETKKHLLALLFEKINNQLSIAPQDIEITIFETPKHNWGIRGLPGDELALNYKVNV; encoded by the coding sequence GTGGGACAAATTAAGATTTATGGTGTTAAGGACAAATTAAATCCGATTAAGGAAACGTTATCGATTATTATTCATTCTTGTATGATGGAGGCATTAGCATATCCAGCAGATAAGAAATTTCATCGTTTTTTCCCAATGGACAAAGAAGATTTTTACTTTCCAAGTGAAAGAACTGAAGCCTATACCATTATTGAAATTAGTATGTTCGAAGGTCGAACGATGGAAACGAAAAAACATTTACTCGCATTGCTATTTGAAAAAATTAACAATCAATTGAGTATAGCTCCTCAAGATATAGAAATTACTATTTTTGAAACACCAAAGCATAACTGGGGGATAAGAGGACTACCTGGGGATGAGTTAGCATTGAATTATAAAGTTAATGTTTGA
- a CDS encoding PhzF family phenazine biosynthesis protein — protein MLYYVIDAFTETMFSGNPAGVVIHENLNEVFMQKFATEVRFSETAFIKKIDNKNFEIKFFTPTSQVDLCGHATVASFKALLDSKAIEDNNSYYMKTLAGTLAVELKQSFIMMEQAEPKLGKIFDDYDSLSALFKINKSQIGDQTFNLVPQAASTGLWDIMLPIKTKDALHALNPDFKALADFSKINNIGGVHAFTLDTAEGIAESRNFCPLYGIDEEAATGTSNAALTYYLFHNQVLNEFNQEYKFLQGESMGRPSTIMTKLIHKNNPRVMVGGNAVILTKGKLY, from the coding sequence TTGTTATATTATGTAATCGATGCATTTACTGAAACAATGTTTAGCGGGAATCCTGCTGGTGTCGTTATCCACGAAAATTTAAATGAAGTGTTTATGCAAAAATTCGCGACTGAAGTTCGCTTTTCAGAAACAGCCTTTATCAAAAAAATAGACAATAAAAATTTTGAAATCAAATTTTTTACTCCGACTTCACAGGTGGATCTTTGCGGGCATGCAACAGTTGCCTCCTTCAAAGCACTGCTTGATAGCAAAGCAATTGAAGATAACAATTCTTACTATATGAAAACACTCGCTGGTACTCTTGCCGTTGAGCTAAAACAATCATTCATTATGATGGAGCAAGCTGAACCTAAGCTTGGAAAAATATTTGATGATTACGATTCCTTATCAGCGCTTTTCAAAATAAATAAAAGCCAAATAGGCGATCAAACGTTTAATTTAGTACCTCAAGCCGCAAGTACAGGACTTTGGGATATTATGCTTCCAATAAAAACAAAAGATGCTTTGCATGCGTTAAATCCTGATTTTAAAGCACTTGCTGATTTTTCAAAAATTAATAACATAGGAGGAGTCCATGCATTTACGCTCGACACAGCAGAAGGAATTGCGGAGAGTCGAAACTTTTGCCCACTCTATGGGATTGATGAAGAAGCTGCCACAGGTACTTCAAATGCTGCATTAACCTATTATCTTTTCCATAACCAAGTATTAAACGAATTTAATCAAGAGTACAAATTCTTGCAAGGGGAAAGCATGGGCAGACCTTCTACGATTATGACTAAATTAATACATAAAAATAATCCACGTGTAATGGTCGGTGGGAATGCAGTTATATTAACAAAAGGTAAGCTATACTAA
- a CDS encoding NUDIX hydrolase, translated as MSYIETMRQLIGNEMLITVGCGVILEQDNQILLQHRTDRDVWGIPGGILEPGESFLEAAVRETFEETGLIVEHLDLFGIYSGKEGFALYPNGDQVFSVQIIFHTSHFSGELIQRSEESHEHRFFDCNNLPHLNIHQARFIQDWVNNQVTRNGVDLQIPLRSLVAFSSPYSSRLV; from the coding sequence ATGAGTTATATAGAAACAATGAGGCAGCTTATTGGCAATGAAATGTTAATAACTGTAGGCTGTGGCGTGATACTTGAACAGGACAATCAAATATTATTACAACATCGAACGGATCGAGATGTTTGGGGCATACCAGGTGGCATTTTAGAGCCTGGAGAGTCGTTCCTTGAAGCGGCTGTAAGAGAAACTTTTGAGGAAACAGGATTAATAGTCGAACATTTAGATTTGTTTGGTATTTATTCTGGTAAAGAGGGATTTGCTTTATATCCGAATGGCGATCAAGTTTTCAGTGTTCAAATTATTTTTCATACAAGCCATTTTTCAGGGGAATTAATTCAACGCTCTGAAGAAAGTCACGAGCATCGATTCTTTGATTGTAACAACCTACCGCATTTAAACATTCATCAAGCTCGATTTATTCAAGATTGGGTAAACAACCAAGTAACGCGTAATGGAGTCGATCTGCAAATTCCATTACGCAGTTTAGTGGCGTTCTCTAGTCCATATAGTTCCCGCTTAGTATAG
- a CDS encoding DUF6176 family protein, which produces MNIECTRYRVKQGKSDKVKEWLAFLNDNMDDVLVTLEGERMYVETIFREVLNGEEYLYWYVVQGTDGINVDESEHWLDKKHIEYWDECIDKTFKPVELQTEVVMIPEKVRNSMK; this is translated from the coding sequence GTGAATATTGAGTGCACACGCTATCGCGTGAAACAAGGAAAATCAGATAAAGTCAAAGAGTGGTTGGCTTTCTTGAATGATAATATGGATGATGTACTCGTTACTCTTGAAGGCGAGCGTATGTATGTTGAAACCATTTTTCGAGAAGTTTTAAACGGAGAGGAATATTTGTATTGGTATGTTGTTCAAGGGACAGATGGCATAAATGTCGATGAATCAGAACATTGGCTTGATAAAAAGCACATAGAATACTGGGATGAATGTATTGATAAGACCTTTAAACCTGTAGAGTTACAAACTGAAGTAGTCATGATTCCTGAGAAAGTGCGAAATTCTATGAAGTAA